A genomic stretch from Schaalia odontolytica includes:
- a CDS encoding SRPBCC family protein, with amino-acid sequence MGRVRVVYEDDLPWPVSQAWQVVTDVDQWRWRSDLERCERVGEHDFVEYPKGGKPIRFTTVRRQEERLWEFSIDGDTLEGCWRGVFVPAGSGCRLRFTEDVDVRGRFVPRWVARLFLRSYQARYFRDLRAELRRRYGEAGA; translated from the coding sequence ATGGGACGAGTTCGCGTGGTTTACGAGGACGACCTGCCCTGGCCGGTATCCCAGGCGTGGCAGGTCGTCACCGACGTCGATCAGTGGCGGTGGCGTTCGGACCTGGAGCGATGCGAGAGGGTCGGCGAGCACGACTTCGTGGAGTATCCCAAGGGCGGCAAGCCCATTCGTTTCACGACCGTGCGCCGGCAGGAGGAACGACTCTGGGAGTTCTCCATCGACGGAGATACCCTGGAGGGATGCTGGCGAGGCGTATTCGTCCCGGCGGGATCCGGGTGCCGCCTGCGCTTCACGGAGGACGTGGACGTGCGGGGCAGGTTCGTCCCCCGCTGGGTTGCCAGGCTGTTCCTACGCTCGTACCAGGCCCGATACTTCAGGGACCTGCGTGCGGAGTTGCGTCGCCGCTACGGCGAGGCCGGGGCGTGA
- a CDS encoding ClbS/DfsB family four-helix bundle protein — protein sequence MARPTSKNELITASAHGYGKLMEFAASMTEDELAAPFDFSADKGRKEAHWSRDKNLRDVLAHLHEWHRLLLDWVGANEVGAKRPFLPEPFTWRTYGDMNVALWRKHQDTPLEEARDLLDQSHSGVMALAEGFSDEDLFDRGRFDWTGTTTLGSYFVSATSSHYDWALKKLRAHRRACARRD from the coding sequence GTGGCGCGACCGACGAGCAAGAACGAGCTGATCACCGCATCCGCACACGGGTACGGGAAGCTCATGGAGTTTGCTGCCTCCATGACCGAGGACGAACTGGCGGCCCCCTTCGACTTCTCCGCCGACAAGGGCCGGAAGGAGGCGCACTGGAGCCGGGACAAGAACCTGCGCGACGTCCTGGCTCACCTCCACGAGTGGCACCGGCTCCTCCTGGACTGGGTGGGTGCCAACGAGGTCGGGGCGAAGCGGCCATTCCTGCCCGAACCCTTCACGTGGCGGACCTACGGCGACATGAACGTCGCCCTGTGGCGCAAGCATCAGGACACGCCCCTGGAAGAGGCCCGCGACCTGCTGGATCAGTCCCACAGTGGGGTCATGGCCCTGGCGGAGGGGTTCTCCGACGAGGACCTGTTCGACAGGGGACGATTCGACTGGACGGGGACCACGACGCTCGGCTCCTACTTCGTGAGCGCCACGAGCTCCCACTACGACTGGGCGCTCAAGAAGCTCCGCGCCCACCGAAGGGCGTGCGCGAGGCGCGACTAG
- a CDS encoding TetR/AcrR family transcriptional regulator, with product MPKQVIDREGLVSQAYAIASRDGISALSVRKVASACGIAVGSVYGYFPTKADLTAAVLTRFFEENLSEELCVVRPGERFTSYVRRFREALSSARAEMSVDWFTEMRRLPSAEHAALDAVRAPMLAHIERGLARVLDADEAVDSSRLVGPMSPEPLCRYVLRALFSSLAEGSDCETLITLLDAALYAPEFATDKEPVR from the coding sequence GTGCCCAAACAAGTGATCGACCGGGAGGGCCTGGTCAGCCAGGCCTACGCCATCGCCTCGCGCGACGGTATTTCCGCGCTCTCCGTGCGCAAGGTCGCCTCCGCGTGCGGGATCGCCGTCGGATCGGTCTACGGCTACTTCCCGACGAAGGCAGACCTGACGGCCGCAGTGCTCACCCGATTTTTCGAGGAGAACCTCTCCGAAGAGCTGTGCGTCGTGCGCCCCGGTGAACGCTTCACCTCCTACGTGAGGCGATTCCGCGAGGCCTTGAGCTCTGCCCGTGCGGAGATGAGCGTCGACTGGTTTACCGAGATGCGCCGCCTGCCCAGCGCCGAACACGCGGCACTCGATGCCGTGCGCGCCCCCATGCTCGCCCACATCGAGCGCGGACTCGCGCGCGTCCTCGACGCGGACGAGGCCGTGGACTCCTCGCGCCTCGTCGGCCCCATGAGCCCCGAGCCGCTGTGCCGCTACGTGCTGCGCGCCCTCTTCTCTTCGCTCGCGGAGGGAAGCGACTGTGAGACGCTCATCACCCTCCTGGACGCCGCCCTATACGCCCCCGAATTCGCCACAGACAAGGAACCCGTTCGATGA
- a CDS encoding aldo/keto reductase produces MDHITLNNGITIPQVGLGTYLLEPDDAQSAVTYALDNNYTLIDTANVYVNERAVGRGMRASSKARDEIFLETKLWPSFFKRPTAVEETLERLGTDYIDLMILHQPAGDTVAGYRILEKAHKEGKIRAIGLSNFDVAQTQRILDKCEVVPTINQVECHPYFPQTELKELLKEHNIALQAWYPLGGRGNDSIMTESLVQGLAEKHGKSPAQVLLRWHIQQGHIVIPGSKTPSHIAQNIDLFDFALTDEDMAQIDSLDKGKPFFEHNDEVLAGFLAYVPDVEGQK; encoded by the coding sequence ATGGACCACATCACCCTGAACAACGGCATCACAATCCCCCAGGTCGGCCTCGGCACCTACCTGCTCGAGCCCGATGATGCCCAGTCAGCGGTCACCTACGCACTCGACAACAACTACACGCTGATCGACACGGCGAACGTCTACGTGAACGAGCGCGCCGTCGGGCGCGGAATGCGCGCGTCCTCGAAAGCGCGCGATGAGATCTTCCTCGAGACGAAGCTCTGGCCATCGTTCTTCAAACGCCCCACCGCCGTCGAGGAGACGCTCGAGCGTCTGGGCACGGACTACATCGACCTGATGATCCTGCACCAGCCCGCCGGCGACACGGTCGCGGGGTACCGCATCCTCGAGAAGGCGCATAAGGAAGGCAAGATTCGCGCAATCGGCCTGTCAAACTTCGACGTTGCCCAGACGCAGCGCATCCTGGACAAGTGCGAGGTTGTCCCCACGATCAACCAGGTCGAGTGCCACCCGTACTTCCCTCAGACGGAGCTCAAGGAACTCCTCAAGGAGCACAACATCGCACTGCAGGCCTGGTACCCGCTCGGCGGGCGCGGCAACGACTCGATCATGACCGAGTCCCTCGTCCAGGGCCTCGCCGAGAAGCACGGCAAGTCCCCCGCCCAGGTGCTGCTGCGCTGGCATATCCAGCAGGGACACATCGTCATTCCGGGATCGAAGACGCCGTCGCACATCGCTCAGAACATCGACCTGTTCGATTTCGCGCTGACCGACGAGGACATGGCCCAGATCGATTCCCTCGACAAGGGGAAGCCGTTCTTCGAGCACAACGACGAGGTCTTGGCTGGGTTCCTCGCGTACGTGCCCGACGTGGAGGGCCAGAAGTAG
- a CDS encoding DUF2262 domain-containing protein — MDLLEYMRSHNGMTQEEWERTFEDEAREILVLLAGGRGASKRNSFWEVAHYFVAYVDCQTGALYTGDGRIVYPVSDEEHDAGGILDLFCQEAVYRLKARKKVPHEAPHGVAASSLSQFLIVEVLEERPPCPALEEVLAEYRRPVVVTDEVLGELTLDKDYDVFEGHVLWQGEQIDVSLEVDAASEDSWIAARQAMKAMLADQDRWDRDMRASAARELTELACEWRDSADEEAPEITEESFARRIELRSIVMDAEGSFSAYFDDDDVFFGHSVTVYGTLKDGVTKANMEG; from the coding sequence GTGGATCTGCTCGAATACATGCGCTCGCATAACGGCATGACGCAGGAGGAATGGGAGCGCACGTTTGAGGACGAGGCCAGGGAGATCCTCGTCCTGCTTGCCGGCGGCAGGGGAGCGAGTAAGAGGAATAGCTTCTGGGAGGTCGCGCACTACTTCGTCGCGTATGTGGACTGTCAGACCGGCGCACTGTACACGGGGGACGGCCGGATCGTCTATCCCGTTAGCGATGAGGAACACGATGCTGGAGGAATCCTCGATCTCTTCTGTCAGGAGGCGGTTTACCGACTCAAGGCGCGCAAGAAAGTCCCGCACGAGGCTCCGCATGGTGTGGCTGCTTCGTCGCTCAGTCAGTTCCTGATCGTCGAGGTCCTCGAAGAGCGCCCCCCGTGCCCCGCGCTCGAAGAGGTTCTGGCCGAATACCGCAGACCGGTCGTGGTGACCGACGAGGTGCTCGGAGAGCTCACCCTCGACAAGGACTACGACGTGTTCGAAGGACATGTCCTGTGGCAGGGTGAGCAGATCGACGTGTCGCTTGAGGTCGATGCGGCAAGCGAGGACAGCTGGATCGCGGCCAGGCAAGCGATGAAAGCGATGCTGGCGGACCAGGATCGCTGGGACCGCGACATGCGAGCGAGCGCCGCACGTGAGCTGACCGAACTCGCGTGTGAGTGGCGCGATTCCGCCGACGAGGAGGCCCCAGAGATTACCGAAGAGAGCTTTGCTCGCCGGATCGAGCTGCGCAGTATCGTGATGGACGCCGAGGGTTCATTCTCCGCCTACTTTGATGATGACGATGTGTTCTTCGGGCACAGCGTCACCGTGTACGGAACCCTGAAGGACGGTGTGACCAAGGCAAACATGGAGGGATAG
- a CDS encoding type II toxin-antitoxin system RelB/DinJ family antitoxin: protein MPTMTRTAEVKTRTTAQIKADAAAVYARWGISLSDATNIFLAKSIEVGGLPFDMRPEIPTFDGLERYAYRPPLDANGVARLPGDWDDGE from the coding sequence ATGCCGACAATGACCCGCACAGCTGAGGTGAAGACCCGCACGACCGCACAGATCAAGGCCGATGCCGCAGCCGTCTATGCGCGCTGGGGAATTAGCCTCTCCGACGCGACCAACATCTTCCTTGCCAAGTCGATTGAGGTTGGCGGCCTCCCCTTCGATATGCGCCCCGAGATCCCCACGTTTGATGGCCTTGAGCGCTACGCCTACCGCCCACCCCTGGATGCGAATGGAGTCGCACGACTCCCTGGAGACTGGGATGACGGCGAGTGA
- the guaA gene encoding glutamine-hydrolyzing GMP synthase — protein sequence MHPVLVVDFGAQYAQLIARRVREASVYSEIVPHTMSVADMLAKEPAAIILSGGPSSVYEEGAPSVDPAIFEAGVPVLGICYGFQTMAHALGGTVGRTGTREYGHTEATVAGDSCLFGGTPDDQIVWMSHGDAVQGAPQGFTVTASTSETPVAAFESRERRLYGLQWHPEVGHSQFGQAALKNFLYEGAGLEPTWTAGSIVDEQVAKIREQVGDAQVICALSGGVDSSVAAALVHKAVGDQLTCFFIDHGLLRAGEREQVENDYARGMGIRVVTCDESERFLSALAGVTEPEAKRKIIGREFIRSFEAAQKQVIEEVGAAGGEVKFLVQGTLYPDVVESGGGEGAANIKSHHNVGGLPEDMTFELVEPLRTLFKDEVRAVGRELGLPDYLVNRQPFPGPGLGIRIIGEVTRERLDILRAADLIAREELTAAGLDQEIWQCPVVLLADVRSVGVQGDGRTYGHPIVLRPVSSEDAMTADWTRLPYDVLARISTRITNSVPEVNRVVLDVTSKPPATIEWE from the coding sequence ATGCATCCCGTCCTCGTTGTCGACTTCGGCGCTCAGTACGCCCAGCTGATCGCGCGCCGCGTGCGCGAGGCCAGCGTCTACTCGGAGATTGTCCCCCACACCATGAGCGTGGCCGACATGCTCGCCAAGGAGCCCGCCGCCATCATCCTGTCCGGCGGCCCGTCCTCCGTGTACGAGGAGGGCGCCCCCTCCGTCGATCCGGCGATCTTCGAGGCAGGCGTGCCCGTTCTGGGTATCTGCTACGGATTCCAGACCATGGCCCACGCCCTGGGTGGCACCGTGGGGCGCACGGGCACCCGCGAGTACGGACATACCGAGGCGACCGTCGCGGGGGACTCCTGCCTGTTCGGCGGCACCCCTGACGATCAGATCGTGTGGATGAGCCACGGCGACGCCGTCCAGGGTGCCCCGCAGGGCTTCACCGTCACGGCATCCACCTCCGAGACTCCCGTCGCTGCCTTCGAGTCGCGCGAGCGTCGCCTCTACGGCCTGCAGTGGCACCCCGAGGTCGGACACTCCCAGTTCGGCCAGGCGGCCCTGAAGAACTTCCTCTACGAGGGCGCTGGCCTGGAGCCCACGTGGACCGCCGGTTCCATCGTGGACGAGCAGGTCGCCAAGATCCGCGAGCAGGTCGGCGACGCGCAGGTCATCTGCGCCCTGTCCGGCGGCGTGGATTCCTCCGTGGCCGCGGCGCTCGTGCACAAGGCCGTCGGCGACCAGCTGACCTGCTTCTTCATCGACCATGGCCTGCTGCGCGCGGGCGAGCGCGAGCAGGTGGAGAACGACTACGCGCGCGGCATGGGTATCCGCGTCGTCACGTGCGACGAGTCCGAGCGCTTCCTGTCCGCCCTGGCCGGCGTCACCGAGCCTGAGGCGAAGCGTAAGATCATCGGCCGCGAGTTCATCCGTTCCTTCGAGGCCGCCCAGAAGCAGGTCATCGAAGAGGTTGGCGCCGCCGGCGGCGAGGTCAAGTTCCTGGTCCAGGGCACCCTGTACCCCGACGTCGTCGAGTCGGGCGGCGGCGAGGGCGCGGCCAACATCAAGAGTCACCACAACGTGGGCGGCCTGCCCGAGGACATGACCTTCGAGCTGGTCGAGCCCTTGCGCACCCTCTTCAAGGACGAGGTGCGCGCGGTCGGTCGCGAGCTGGGCCTGCCCGACTACCTGGTGAACCGCCAGCCCTTCCCTGGCCCCGGCCTGGGCATCCGCATCATCGGCGAGGTGACGCGCGAGCGCCTGGATATCCTGCGCGCCGCCGACCTGATCGCCCGCGAGGAGCTCACCGCCGCTGGCCTGGATCAGGAGATCTGGCAGTGCCCGGTCGTCCTGCTCGCCGACGTGCGCAGCGTGGGCGTTCAGGGGGATGGCCGCACCTACGGTCACCCGATCGTGCTGCGCCCCGTCTCCTCCGAGGATGCGATGACGGCCGACTGGACCCGCCTGCCCTACGACGTGTTGGCCCGCATCTCCACGCGCATCACCAACTCGGTGCCCGAGGTCAACCGCGTCGTCCTCGACGTGACCTCCAAGCCCCCGGCCACCATCGAGTGGGAGTGA
- a CDS encoding biotin transporter BioY — protein sequence MTTLTVQPAALAHKNRVLADRLGGTIAREIALVAAGTIAMIVLARISIPLPFTPVPVSLGTLGALSVGTALGVRRGLLSVAAYALLGIAGAPVFTGTNVGWAFASFGYILGYLLVAAIAGAAAQRGADRRIITMAPTALVSLFSVYVAGLAWMIPFAHMTLEQGLMKGFVPFIIGDLVKAAVATGTFPVLRSIFR from the coding sequence ATGACCACGCTGACCGTCCAGCCCGCCGCCCTCGCGCACAAGAACCGCGTCCTCGCAGACCGTCTCGGCGGAACGATCGCCCGCGAGATTGCCCTCGTGGCGGCCGGCACGATCGCCATGATCGTCCTGGCGCGCATCTCGATTCCGCTGCCCTTCACGCCCGTGCCCGTCTCCCTGGGCACGCTCGGCGCGCTGTCGGTCGGCACTGCCCTGGGCGTTCGTCGAGGCCTCCTCTCGGTTGCCGCCTACGCCCTCCTCGGTATTGCTGGTGCCCCCGTCTTCACCGGCACGAACGTCGGCTGGGCCTTCGCTTCCTTCGGTTACATCCTGGGCTACCTCCTCGTCGCAGCGATCGCCGGAGCGGCCGCCCAGCGCGGCGCGGACCGTCGCATCATCACCATGGCGCCGACCGCGCTCGTGTCCCTGTTCTCCGTGTACGTCGCGGGCCTTGCCTGGATGATCCCCTTCGCTCACATGACGCTTGAGCAGGGCCTCATGAAGGGCTTCGTGCCCTTCATCATCGGCGACCTGGTGAAGGCCGCCGTGGCCACCGGCACCTTCCCGGTGCTGCGCTCCATCTTCCGCTGA
- the purH gene encoding bifunctional phosphoribosylaminoimidazolecarboxamide formyltransferase/IMP cyclohydrolase, producing MSVSLDNLEPVDVRPIKRALISVYDKTGLEDLARALGDAGVEIVSTGSTAARIAASGVAVTPVDDVTGFPEVLEGRVKTLHPFIHSGILADQRKAAHREQIAQLGIRAFDLVVCNLYPFQDTVASGASFDECVEQIDIGGPSMVRAAAKNHPSVAVVTSPQRYADVVEAVAGEGFTLEQRRELAAEAFAHTATYDLAIAGWLADELELEDVRETLDEAAETHLDASDAAFLESLGYQTGEDYAVEVPEEEGQASGMPVFVADAFERVESLRYGENPHQGAAVYREMDESFEDEGAGDEALAPGIANARQLHGKAMSFNNYTDGDAALRAAYDHERPCVAIIKHANPCGIAVADDVAQAHRLAHACDPVSAFGGVIAVNRPVSVELARQIVPIFTEVVLAPDYEEGALEVLSAKKNLRVLQVEPPARGSYEFKQISGGLLVQERDDIDAPGDAPENWSLVAGEAADEVTLADLEFAWRTVRAVRSNAILLVRDGASVGVGMGQVNRVDSCKLAVERANTLGSRSTGDAAVSAVDSAGGARASEVVGEAPERRSVGAVAASDAFFPFADGLQVLIDAGVKAVVQPGGSVRDQESIDAAKAAGITMYLTGTRHFAH from the coding sequence ATGTCCGTCTCCCTGGACAACCTTGAACCCGTCGACGTGCGCCCCATCAAACGGGCCCTGATCTCTGTCTACGACAAGACTGGGCTGGAGGATCTCGCCCGCGCGCTCGGCGATGCCGGCGTGGAGATCGTCTCCACCGGATCCACGGCCGCTCGTATTGCGGCGTCGGGCGTGGCCGTCACCCCGGTCGACGACGTCACCGGTTTTCCCGAGGTGCTTGAGGGGCGCGTGAAGACACTGCACCCCTTCATCCATTCCGGCATCCTGGCCGACCAGCGTAAGGCCGCGCACCGCGAGCAGATCGCGCAGCTGGGCATCCGGGCCTTCGACCTGGTCGTATGCAACCTGTATCCGTTCCAGGACACGGTCGCCTCGGGTGCGTCCTTCGACGAGTGCGTCGAACAGATCGACATTGGCGGCCCCTCGATGGTGCGCGCCGCCGCAAAGAATCATCCGTCGGTCGCGGTCGTGACCTCCCCGCAGCGTTACGCGGACGTGGTCGAGGCCGTGGCGGGGGAGGGCTTTACTCTCGAGCAGCGCCGCGAGCTGGCCGCCGAGGCTTTCGCGCACACGGCGACCTACGACCTGGCGATCGCCGGCTGGCTTGCCGACGAGCTGGAGTTGGAGGACGTGCGCGAGACCCTCGACGAGGCCGCAGAGACCCACCTGGATGCCTCGGACGCGGCGTTCCTGGAGTCGCTGGGCTACCAGACCGGGGAAGACTACGCGGTGGAGGTGCCAGAGGAGGAGGGGCAGGCCTCGGGTATGCCCGTGTTCGTCGCGGATGCCTTCGAGCGCGTGGAGTCGCTGCGCTACGGCGAGAATCCGCACCAGGGCGCGGCCGTGTACCGTGAGATGGACGAGTCCTTCGAGGATGAGGGGGCGGGCGACGAGGCCTTGGCCCCGGGGATCGCGAACGCTCGCCAGCTGCACGGAAAGGCCATGAGTTTCAACAACTACACGGACGGTGACGCGGCTCTGCGTGCGGCCTACGATCATGAGCGTCCCTGCGTGGCGATCATCAAGCATGCGAACCCCTGCGGCATCGCGGTGGCCGATGATGTGGCGCAGGCGCACCGCCTCGCGCACGCGTGCGATCCGGTGTCGGCGTTCGGTGGCGTGATCGCCGTGAATCGCCCGGTGAGCGTGGAGCTGGCCCGCCAGATCGTCCCGATCTTCACGGAGGTTGTGCTCGCCCCCGACTACGAGGAGGGGGCGCTCGAAGTGCTCTCCGCCAAGAAGAATCTGCGCGTCCTGCAGGTCGAGCCCCCGGCTCGCGGCTCGTACGAATTCAAGCAGATCAGTGGCGGCCTGCTGGTCCAGGAGCGCGACGACATCGATGCCCCTGGAGATGCCCCGGAGAACTGGTCTCTCGTTGCGGGTGAAGCGGCCGACGAGGTGACGCTGGCGGACCTGGAGTTTGCGTGGCGTACGGTGCGTGCCGTGCGTTCGAACGCGATCCTGCTGGTCAGGGATGGTGCCTCGGTGGGCGTGGGCATGGGCCAGGTGAACCGTGTGGACTCGTGCAAGCTGGCTGTTGAGCGTGCGAACACGCTGGGCTCGCGCTCGACGGGCGACGCGGCCGTCTCCGCCGTGGATAGTGCGGGCGGCGCTCGCGCGTCCGAGGTTGTGGGCGAGGCTCCCGAGCGGCGTTCTGTCGGTGCGGTTGCCGCGTCGGATGCTTTCTTCCCCTTCGCCGACGGGTTGCAGGTGCTCATCGATGCGGGCGTGAAGGCCGTTGTCCAGCCCGGCGGATCCGTTCGTGACCAGGAGTCGATTGATGCGGCGAAGGCCGCGGGCATCACGATGTACCTGACGGGCACACGCCACTTCGCGCACTGA
- a CDS encoding cell division protein PerM, translating to MSERIREVPSPRRTTTTYVPDRATIRVAVPQGWARGVLAGIEAAFAGWALITVFTMIAYLTMRSNSWMNNTTPRDALGLGSDLWAAVIGGTSVVGGVHYRAIPTLAGILLIVLVRLLLRNTADFPRSSALFAVPGFLLTSWLLAGASGIYSHWWTGTIGAILIPLIGSLWFVASGYSRDNEAPSMQHWISGGFKLGGLSLLALAAASLVASVVALVAGWNRMAGIQEILGADSATDTAFIVGGQVLFAPTVMAWAAAWWSGAGFLTATDSLHSPAVAAPGPIPPIPLLGAVPETAPGMWVILAPIALGIALGVVAARSFRREHLLHQSAQGVLASVIVASVTALWMWSATMSLGSARLASMGPRVGWATLALVLEIALPTLIIALATHPTTRALLGEGAGRVRNEGEALRRRGAERASREGAAASEMDEAWAQASGPADAKDAEAGDDKAADSQAGQGEGDADDPATKGTRRRGLN from the coding sequence GTGAGCGAGCGCATCAGAGAAGTACCCAGCCCCCGGCGAACCACGACCACGTACGTGCCGGATCGCGCGACGATTCGTGTCGCCGTCCCGCAGGGCTGGGCGCGCGGCGTGCTGGCAGGCATCGAAGCTGCCTTCGCGGGATGGGCACTCATCACGGTCTTCACGATGATCGCGTATCTGACGATGCGATCGAACTCGTGGATGAATAACACGACGCCGCGTGATGCTCTCGGCCTGGGCTCAGACCTGTGGGCCGCCGTCATCGGAGGCACGTCGGTGGTTGGGGGAGTGCATTACCGCGCGATTCCGACGCTGGCGGGCATCCTACTGATTGTTCTCGTGCGCCTCCTGCTGCGCAATACGGCTGACTTCCCGCGTTCCTCGGCGCTGTTCGCAGTGCCCGGTTTCCTGCTCACGTCCTGGCTTCTTGCGGGCGCATCGGGCATCTATTCGCACTGGTGGACGGGCACGATCGGCGCGATTCTGATCCCGCTCATCGGCTCGCTGTGGTTCGTTGCGTCGGGGTATTCGCGCGATAATGAGGCCCCGTCGATGCAGCACTGGATCTCGGGCGGATTCAAGCTGGGTGGCCTGTCTCTCCTCGCGCTCGCGGCCGCGTCGCTGGTGGCGTCCGTGGTCGCGCTCGTCGCGGGGTGGAACCGCATGGCCGGTATCCAGGAGATCCTGGGTGCGGACTCGGCCACGGACACGGCGTTCATCGTCGGCGGGCAGGTGTTGTTTGCTCCGACGGTGATGGCTTGGGCTGCCGCCTGGTGGTCGGGCGCTGGTTTTCTGACGGCGACGGATTCGCTGCACTCCCCGGCGGTGGCGGCCCCCGGCCCGATTCCGCCAATTCCGCTGTTGGGTGCCGTCCCCGAGACGGCCCCCGGCATGTGGGTGATTCTTGCTCCGATCGCTCTGGGCATCGCCTTGGGCGTTGTCGCGGCGCGTTCCTTCCGGCGCGAGCACCTGCTACACCAGAGCGCCCAGGGCGTTCTGGCCTCGGTGATTGTCGCCTCGGTGACGGCCCTGTGGATGTGGAGCGCGACGATGAGCCTGGGCTCCGCGCGCCTGGCATCGATGGGTCCGCGCGTGGGCTGGGCGACGCTCGCGCTCGTTCTCGAGATTGCGCTGCCCACCCTGATCATCGCGCTGGCGACCCATCCGACGACGCGGGCCCTCCTGGGTGAGGGAGCGGGGCGCGTCCGCAATGAGGGCGAGGCCTTGCGCCGACGCGGCGCCGAGCGCGCCTCCCGTGAGGGGGCCGCGGCATCGGAGATGGACGAGGCGTGGGCGCAGGCCTCCGGTCCCGCTGATGCGAAGGACGCGGAAGCGGGCGACGACAAGGCTGCGGACAGTCAAGCGGGCCAGGGCGAAGGTGACGCGGATGACCCCGCGACGAAGGGGACGCGGCGCAGAGGGCTGAACTAG
- the sucD gene encoding succinate--CoA ligase subunit alpha, translating to MTIFVNSDTRVIVQGMTGAEGRKHTQRMLSAGTTIVGGTNPRKAGTTVTFDVAGYGPGADKVTDGQVEVPVFGTVAEAREATGANASVIFVPPAFAKGAALEAIEAGIETIVLITEGIPVQDSTIVVERALAAGVRLIGPNCPGIISPGQANLGITPADITGPGRLGLVSKSGTLTYQLMYELRDFGFTTCLGIGGDPVVGTTHIDALAAFEADPDTDLVIMIGEIGGDAEERAAAWIQENMTKPVVAYIAGFTAPEGKTMGHAGAIVSGSSGTAAAKAEALEAVGVRVGRTPSQTAQIAREILSR from the coding sequence ATGACTATCTTCGTCAACTCTGACACCCGGGTCATCGTCCAGGGCATGACCGGCGCCGAGGGACGCAAGCACACCCAGCGCATGCTCAGCGCAGGCACCACCATCGTCGGCGGGACGAACCCGCGCAAGGCCGGCACGACCGTCACCTTCGACGTGGCCGGCTACGGTCCGGGCGCCGACAAGGTGACCGACGGCCAGGTCGAGGTCCCCGTCTTCGGCACGGTCGCCGAGGCCCGCGAGGCAACCGGCGCGAACGCGTCCGTCATTTTCGTTCCCCCGGCCTTCGCGAAGGGCGCCGCCCTTGAGGCCATCGAGGCGGGCATCGAGACGATCGTCCTCATCACCGAGGGCATCCCCGTCCAGGACTCCACGATCGTCGTCGAGCGCGCGCTCGCGGCGGGCGTGCGCCTGATCGGCCCGAACTGCCCCGGCATCATTTCCCCCGGGCAGGCGAACCTGGGCATCACCCCGGCGGACATCACGGGACCGGGACGCCTTGGCCTCGTCTCCAAGTCGGGCACGCTGACCTACCAGCTCATGTACGAGCTGCGCGATTTCGGCTTCACGACGTGCCTGGGCATCGGCGGTGACCCGGTCGTCGGCACCACCCACATCGACGCGCTGGCGGCCTTCGAGGCTGACCCGGACACCGACCTCGTCATCATGATCGGCGAGATCGGTGGCGACGCCGAGGAGCGTGCGGCGGCGTGGATCCAGGAGAACATGACGAAGCCCGTCGTCGCCTACATCGCGGGCTTCACTGCCCCCGAGGGCAAGACCATGGGCCACGCGGGTGCAATCGTGTCCGGTTCGTCGGGCACGGCCGCCGCGAAGGCGGAGGCGCTCGAGGCCGTGGGCGTGCGCGTGGGTCGCACCCCCTCGCAGACGGCGCAGATCGCCCGCGAGATTCTCTCGCGCTAA